A single window of Solanum dulcamara chromosome 5, daSolDulc1.2, whole genome shotgun sequence DNA harbors:
- the LOC129889446 gene encoding histidine decarboxylase-like has translation MGSLSLEMDFEPSAITPRSLARRRLFPNGENKKQKVAPPGEGPRKNLQLEVMEPALKNDGPSLDTILVNYLDTLTQRVNFHLGYPVNICYDHYATLAPLLQFHLNNCGDPFLQNTVDFHSKDFEVAVLDWFAQLWEIEKDQYWGYVTNGGTEGNLHGILLGRELLPEGILYASKDSHYSVFKAARMYRMDSETINTSVNGEMDYSDLRAKLLQNKDKPAIINVTIGTTFKGAIDDLDVILETLKDCGYSQDMFYIHCDAALCGLMVPFINNMISFKKPIGSVTISGHKFLGCPMPCGVQITRKSYINNLSTNVEYIASVDATISGSRNGLTPIFLWYSLSAKGKIGLQKDVKRCLENAKYLKDRLQQAGISVMVNELSIIVVLERPRDHEFVRRWQLSCVKDMAHVIVMPGITREMLDNFISELVQQRKLWYQDGKTEPPCVADDIGAQNCACSYHKIDYISL, from the exons ATGGGTAGTCTCTCACTTGAAATG GATTTTGAGCCATCAGCGATAACACCGAGAAGTTTAGCGCGGCGAAGATTGTTTCCGAATGGGGAAAACAAGAAACAGAAGGTGGCACCCCCAGGGGAAGGGCCAAGGAAGAATTTACAACTTGAGGTGATGGAGCCTGCCTTGAAGAATGATGGTCCCTCTTTGGACACTATCTTGGTCAATTATTTAGACACACTTACCCAAAGAGTCAATTTTCATTTag gTTACCCGGTGAACATATGCTATGATCACTATGCAACTTTAGCACCACTTTTGCAGTTTCACCTAAACAATTGTGGTGATCCTTTCCTTCAAAACACTGTCGATTTCCATTCAAAAGACTTCGAAGTGGCAGTTTTGGATTGGTTTGCACAACTGTGGGAAATTGAAAAGGATCAATATTGGGGTTATGTTACCAATGGTGGTACTGAAGGCAATCTACATGGTATTTTGTTAGG GAGAGAGTTACTTCCTGAAGGAATATTATATGCGTCAAAAGACTCTCACTATTCAGTCTTCAAAGCTGCAAGAATGTATAGAATGGATTCGGAAACAATCAACACATCCGTAAATGGAGAGATGGATTATTCAGATTTAAGAGCAAAGTTACTTCAAAACAAGGACAAACCAGCAATTATAAATGTCACAATTG GAACTACCTTCAAAGGAGCTATTGATGACcttgatgttattcttgaaaCACTCAAAGATTGTGGTTATTCACAAGATATGTTTTACATCCACTGCGATGCAGCACTATGTGGTCTTATGGTCCCTTTCATAAATAAT ATGATTAGTTTCAAAAAGCCAATTGGAAGTGTCACAATTTCTGGTCACAAGTTTTTGGGATGTCCAATGCCTTGTGGTGTTCAAATAACAAGAAAAAGCTACATCAATAATCTCTCAACAAATGTGGAATACATTGCTTCTGTGGATGCCACTATTTCTGGTAGCCGTAATGGTTTAACTCCAATTTTCCTATGGTATAGTTTGAGTGCCAAAGGTAAAATTGGCCTACAAAAAGATGTTAAAAGATGCCTCGAAAATgccaaatatttaaaagatCGTCTTCAACAAGCAGGGATAAGTGTAATGGTAAATGAACTTAGCATCATAGTTGTACTTGAAAGGCCTCGTGATCATGAATTTGTCCGTCGTTGGCAACTTTCATGCGTCAAAGATATGGCACATGTTATTGTTATGCCAGGCATCACACGAGAAATGCTTGACAATTTCATCAGTGAACTAGTGCAACAAAGAAAATTATGGTACCAAGACGGAAAAACGGAGCCTCCTTGTGTTGCAGATGATATTGGTGCTCAAAATTGTGCATGCTCTTATCATAAGATTGACTACATTAGTCTGTAG